In the genome of Xiphophorus hellerii strain 12219 chromosome 14, Xiphophorus_hellerii-4.1, whole genome shotgun sequence, the window TCAGTGCATGTATTGAGCATTGTTAGATCTTTGTCCTTTGAAAAATGTAAGACGTACATAAAAGTttagaaaatcaaacattttcaatactTAGACTTTTCAGACTGTGTAGGAACTTTCcctcctaaaaataaaaacaacagacttGCAGGAAAATCTTGCAGGTAAGGTCCAGACTTTGTTCAGTCAAATCACAACCTGAATTTGTGATTCAGGTTGTGAAGAGATGCAACAAAGAATCAGATGCTCACCCTGATGACAGGATCTTAGAGAAGGAGTCGGTCCGGATGATCCTCCCGTCCACATCCATGGACAGAAAGGTGGGAGCCCACGGCTGCCGCAGGAAGACACACGAGGCGAGTTGGCTTCATTCAGGGATTTGCGACTCATtttcaggcaaaagaaaaagaacaaaaaccacACGCACAAACAAGCTAACCTTTTCAAACTGAAGGAAGTAGTATGGGTCGTCCTCGATGATGAGCATGTCATAGAGCTGAGCCAGCTGTcacaaaacagcaacagaagCATCACTGACTGCTTTCATAAAACTGAGAACGAGATCAAGATGACCGCCGACACACACCGGAGTCTTTGTGTCTGCGGACAAACCTTGTAGACGTCCCTCTTCCTCTCCGCTGTCATGGAGGCGCCGGTGGGGTTCCCTCCGTTTGGGATGGTGTAGAGGATTTTGGGAGCCGTGCTGCCGGGCTCGTGCACCTCTGATGGGTCCCAGCGAGACAGGACCTCCTTCAGGGCTTCCGGGATCATGCCGTGTTGATCGCTGGGAACGTTGATGATGTTACAGCCAAGAGGATGGAGCTACAGAGACAAAGGTCATAAGGTTGGAGTTGCTGTATGTTTCCCGACCCGATGAAGAATAAGGATCtcactaggcctgtcacaacaacaaattctactggacgataaattgtcccagaagtcaCAGCGATAAACGATACTATAATAAtactgttgttttgagaccgtTTTCATGGTGATGGCACAATAATGCAATGatacattctcaaagatcaacaaactttaaattcgaatGAAGATGTgacactggaagacattttagatattaaaattaaataagcaaaacaacagaaacaacaaataaaatgaattatgacatctgtaaacaaaattgtccttcacaAAAAAATGGCTAGTtgagactgaagacttttgtcagttttaggtagaaaaagagagaaaggagaaaaaagataaatcatgCAAAGGGAAATTATTTAGATTGTTTGAACTTATCATGCCTTCCTTACTGTGACAGGATTAGACCCTGTTTCCAAAATtgcatttcaaaaaataataaccaTTCAGTTtcgacaagaaaaaaaacataagtggCAGGCAGTGCAAACTGCCTTcaacaatattaaatattaattttgcttgtttttaaggATATTTTTGGCTCTAGGGCCCTTTATTTGATAGCAGGTTTTGAGAGgtgagggaagacatgcagcaaaggtcaaaAGGGGCCGGGACTCAAATCCGACGGCTGCATCAAAAACTGAGGCCTCCATAGATGGGTCATGCACTTTACCACTGCGCCACCGCTGCACACCAGGACGATTGTTGTCAAATTGAAACTACTgcgctcattttaatttatcatgtgatcaACTGAGTTATCGCTTAATGTGACAGGCTTAGGACTCACTGCTGCAAGCGTGCCAGAATATGTGGGTGCATCCAGGAGAACGTTGTCTCCGGGGTTAACCAGCATCTCAAATAtctaagaaaaggaaaaacacaaataagtcAAACATCAgatcaaaaacattaaaatgtttgacttgGATGCTTTGTGCTGCCAAAGCAACAGAATTTCAGGTATTGTCAGAGCTTCTAAACATGTCGCACAACTAAAGACAAGCAAGCAAGCAGGAGACTAAACATAAACCTCAACGTCCCTGAAATATTTCATGtcaaaactttttcacaatcaAATTTCCAGAGTTCTCAATTCGTAGGATGGATAGATGGAACATTTAGAAGACTGAATGCAGAATAAATGCTGGAAATACTGTACAACAAAAATTTCCCAACATCTAGTCTATCTTCCCACATTTATCAACAGCAAGaagaccaaaaacatcaaattccACTCTTTTCATGACTGCGGGATGCAACGTTACCTTGCAGAGTCCCTCCTGGCTTCCTGTGGTGACACACATGTCCATCTGCCCGTTCTCCTGGCTGTAGTCGATGGTTGGCGGGTTGTGTAGGTCCTTCTGCAGGTTCTTCATCCATGTCAGCAACTCTGGGATTCTAACACAGGTGGAAACGTAACTATAGTCATCTGACTGCGCTGCTCAACAGAGAACGATGTAGGAGGCTGAAGCTCAGTAAAACACCATGTACGAGTGGAAAATGTGAGACGGAAGAGTGTGGTTCACCCGTTAGAGGCGGAGTACTGCAGGGCCCTCTTCATCGCGGTCTCGTCAAAGGTGACCGTCGGGCCGTTTTTGACCTGGATGGACGCCGATTGGAAGGGGAAGGTGTTGGGGTTTGGCGCGCCACCGGCCAGAGAGATGAGGGATGGAGGCGAccgctgctgcagctcagcttcATGAGGGAGACAAACAGAGAAGACACTGAAGCTTCAACTCGTACTGCAAGATCTTGGTACTGACGCTGTGCTCTGGTAAGTATTCATTCGTCTGTCATACCACGTATGCATAATTTAGAACCAAATAACTTTAGATTGGTGATTGGATGTACGTAATCAATCCTTGACCCAATCAAACAGCAGCACAGTCAGGTTTTAGTACATTAAAGCCTCCTCTAACATGGATCCTTCCCTGTGAGAGTAGCTGGTGTTTGGACAGGTGGTTGTGATGGAGAAGAAACTCACTCAGCAGCCTGATCGGGGAG includes:
- the aadat gene encoding kynurenine/alpha-aminoadipate aminotransferase, mitochondrial; its protein translation is MNYARFLTAVSGARKPSPIRLLTELQQRSPPSLISLAGGAPNPNTFPFQSASIQVKNGPTVTFDETAMKRALQYSASNGIPELLTWMKNLQKDLHNPPTIDYSQENGQMDMCVTTGSQEGLCKIFEMLVNPGDNVLLDAPTYSGTLAALHPLGCNIINVPSDQHGMIPEALKEVLSRWDPSEVHEPGSTAPKILYTIPNGGNPTGASMTAERKRDVYKLAQLYDMLIIEDDPYYFLQFEKPWAPTFLSMDVDGRIIRTDSFSKILSSGLRIGFVTGPKPLVDRIVLHIQASTMHTSTFTQLMVSQLLHSWGQDGFLQHIDRVIEFYRTQRDAMINSADKWLKDTAEWHAPSAGMFLWMKLRGVADTQQLIMEKALEKEVLLVPGGVFMINSSDPCPYVRAAFSLSTPEQIDEAFRRLSLLIKEAL